The following are encoded together in the Labeo rohita strain BAU-BD-2019 chromosome 17, IGBB_LRoh.1.0, whole genome shotgun sequence genome:
- the atg2b gene encoding autophagy-related protein 2 homolog B isoform X1 → MPWPFSESIKKRACRYLLHRYLGNFLQEKLSLDQLSLDLYQGTGSLAQVPLDKWSLNEILESVDAPFEVSEGFIQAISLTVPWASLLQDNCALEVRGLEMVFRPRPRMASGMEPMCWSSFMTSSMQLAKECLSQRLTDDQGESLQPLEGLEKFAETIETVLRRVKVTFVDTVLRMEHVPENSKTGIALELRINKMIYCDESVEEGSSVNIHQPTTFAHKNLTLEGASVFWDEFSESARAGLKSSPTQTETEPKLSPSWNPKIICEPHPQFPEPVSSSTPFEPVQVGCLSGKLELSVVLKQNEAMPGAKLDIDGQFDSLIMLLSPQQVHLLLDMFGVFSSSAGQEWSAIGKDRKSRPMQQEDEYRLHMELNRCLKKDTITGAADQDLFESQTTRTVSSRGRAEDVFFSMADMDMSHSLSSLPPLGDPPTVDLDLSVNSNYSASLGESPSGNVTTVWDEYMDVPRQKEKQTNEMPQLSRDSQLTHKMVRQTSHPTKGHCDESRPELVLRLTVGSLCLSVLHIDPLPPPDSSRNPLAPMASEFFRILSVNQLPAGSFLQSRTVFDEACPHDHLRFIGQGLKVTYEHCQGSSVRTLNTDLSLSQLELLECLYSTDSHTTQSGAQYTELLTFDVSASTDSPPPICLHLLYKLTERRGPQGGQVRLSTIPRRAELQVELGKVRSECDVSIVDRLNSLLQPQKLVTTEMMASHMYTSYNKHVSLHKAFAEVFLDDSRTPAHCHVSVSINAPLLVLVVRFPIPDLRSDQERGPWFKKSLQKELLQLELEDLELKTEFTGGNSSEQTKMELTFKELNGSFQEDKDHPAARFLRVANTMEEDMTSSDCGKFDWPRVVLKVNPMAVRSILERVTAEEEEEEADGHSQEEEEEEEGAAHSLKDVCDFGKPEPSPFSSRRVMYENEEMVIPGDVVEMTEFQEKTMSNTRYILELFFPNVQLSLPNKGFYEKLHNRINNDLLLWEPTAPSPVETVENIPYGVGLSVASQLINTYSKDSFSQFRSTGPEEEESGSEEEILQYYTPAELGYRNRRKKRSKMQPKNSQSLFSIVLSVNHGLLALHTQLKQDDNSMLPKKHGEFWMEVKNGTLFGVTQHEGYKDQHYVCFHTSQACLYHHGTVEGDAPEWSVNLPCRTRPHWLEPVMYASESAPERASPSEGLSLEPHSMLSVAVKISSHNTERNVKEFLIAIGVRGVTLEHRVVPSSLGWYDQIVDFLNVSDEPVLGYTPPSSVSTLHLHLWSCSLDYRPLYLPVRSLLTVETFSISSSVSLDHSSSSLRIILDEAALFLSDKINAVSVNLARDYVQVVDMGTLELRITAVKPGPDGKMTEPRFELRCSSDVIHIRTCSDSCAALMNLIQYIASYGDLLPPSGLEAKRRSSKHRVKVGSSKTFPTEAVSRPPAQAPLLPEAEQQILQDLMSDAMEETDSLQSHALQQNGVNEDHSHDHEPPRSDLFLFPDESGNLGQEPSPTYPTLHSPLISPPAPTLLQDTDDFCILDTPGSRVLERDEEPVVKKLISEPILVREEHFSVPLEGSSSNRGPLHFPVPEIRYLVKEISVVWHLYGGKDFGGGALSSSPARSRGCTPHSSPSQTPVKQVRRGSRAGGGWGRNPDVLMEIQLSKVRFQHEVYPQMAPEAGAVLTEQPVSRQVFSVQDLEIRDRLASSMMNKFLYLYSSKEMPRKAHSNMLTVRALHVCPEAGQAPQECCLRVSLMPLRLNIDQDALFFLKDFFSSLAAEVELFSPPEQEVFCVSVKKPPVPEVSCNFSKYNGAAGQDPAPIISVPTQSRSSPSLIHTCSQDSTAEPDTASTSFTDQPIFFREFRFTSEVPIRLDYHGKHMAMEQGTFAGIVIGLTQLNCSELKLRRLCYRQGLLGVDKLFSYAINEWLNDIKKNQLPGLLGGVGPIHSLVQLVQGFRDLVWLPIEQYRKDGRIVRGFQRGTASFGTSTAMAALELTNRMVRTIQAAAETAYDMVSPVPDEKECKKIKRYSHYCLAHQPVDLREGVAKAYSVVKEGITDTALTIYDTATREHEQRGMTGAVGGVLRQLPPAVVKPLIVATEATSNVLGGMRNQIHPDARQEESQKWRLGEE, encoded by the exons ATGCCTTGGCCATTTTCTGAGTCTATTAAGAAGCGGGCCTGCAGGTACCTGCTGCATCGATATCTTGGTAATTTCCTCCAGGAGAAGCTCAGTTTGGATCAGCTTAGTCTAGACCTCTATCAAGGCACGGGTTCTCTTGCTCAAGTGCCGCTGGACAAATGG TCCCTGAATGAGATCCTGGAGTCTGTGGATGCTCCATTTGAGGTGAGTGAGGGCTTCATCCAGGCCATTTCTCTAACTGTGCCATGGGCCTCACTGCTCCAGGACAACTGTGCACTGGAAGTAAGGGGCTTGGAGATGGTGTTCAGGCCAAGACCTCGAATGG CATCAGGCATGGAGCCCATGTGCTGGTCCAGCTTCATGACCAGCAGTATGCAGCTGGCCAAAGAGTGTTTAAGCCAAAGACTCACTGATGATCAGGGAGAGAGCCTCCAACCTCTGGAGGGTCTGGAAAAATTTGCTGAGACTATTGAGACAG TGTTGAGAAGAGTCAAGGTCACTTTTGTGGATACTGTCCTGCGGATGGAACACGTTCCTGAAAATTCTAAAACTGGCATTGCCCTTGAACTCCGAATCAATAA GATGATTTACTGTGATGAGAGCGTGGAGGAGGGCTCCAGTGTCAACATCCATCAGCCCACTACATTTGCACATAAAAACCTCACTCTGGAAGGTGCCTCTGTGTTCTGGGATGAGTTTTCAGAATCGGCACGTGCCGGCCTTAAATCATCCCCCACGCAAACA GAGACTGAACCCAAGCTTTCACCGAGTTGGAACCCAAAAATCATCTGTGAGCCTCACCCTCAGTTCCCAGAACCTGTGTCTTCCAGTACACCATTTGAGCCAGTGCAAGTGGGCTGTCTTAGCGGGAAACTGGAGCTGTCCGTGGTTCTGAAGCAAAATGAAGCCATGCCCGGAGCTAAG TTGGATATTGATGGGCAGTTTGATTCTCTAATCATGCTGCTTTCACCACAACAAGTCCACCTCTTACTGGACATGTTTGGGGTTTTCTCCAGCTCAG CTGGACAGGAGTGGTCTGCTATAGGAAAGGACAGGAAGAGTCGGCCCATGCAGCAGGAGGATGAGTATCGCCTCCACATGGAGCTCAACCGCTGCCTGAAGAAAGACACCATAACAGGTGCCGCTGACCAGGACCTGTTTGAAAGCCAGACAACCAGAACGGTGTCCAGCAGA GGTCGGGCAGAGGACGTCTTTTTCTCCATGGCTGATATGGATATGTCTCACAGCCTATCATCTTTGCCTCCTCTTGGGGATCCGCCCACTGTGGATCTAGATTTGTCTGTAAATAGCAACTACTCTGCCTCCCTGGGGGAGTCGCCATCTGGAAATGTAACC ACGGTGTGGGATGAATACATGGACGTTCCAAGACAGAAGGAGAAACAGACAAATGAGATGCCACAGCTTTCCAGAGATTCTCAGCTTACCCACAAGATGGTCCGCCAGACAT CTCATCCAACTAAAGGCCACTGCGATGAGTCCAGGCCTGAGCTGGTACTCAGGCTAACAGTGGGCAGTCTCTGCTTGTCTGTCCTCCATATTGACCCCCTCCCACCGCCAGACTCCTCCCGTAATCCTCTCGCACCAATGGCTTCAGAGTTTTTCCGTATCCTGTCTGTAAATCAACTTCCTGCTGGGAGTTTCCTCCAATCACGAACTGTCTTTGATGAAGCCTGTCCACATGATCATCTCAG GTTCATTGGTCAGGGATTAAAGGTGACGTACGAGCACTGTCAAGGCTCCAGTGTACGTACGCTAAACACAGATCTCTCTCTGAGCCAGCTGGAGCTTTTAGAATGTCTGTACTCTACTGACAGCCACACTACACAGAGTGGAGCCCAGTACACAgag CTTCTTACATTCGATGTCTCAGCCAGTACTGATTCTCCACCTCCTATATGCCTACATTTACTCTACAAACTAACAGAACGCAGAGGCCCGCAG ggcGGGCAGGTACGTCTAAGTACTATACCACGTAGGGCAGAACTGCAGGTGGAGCTAGGTAAAGTGCGCTCAGAGTGTGATGTCAGCATTGTAGACAGGCTCAACTCTCTACTCCAGCCTCAGAAACTGGTTACCACAGAGATGATGGCATCTCACATGTACACCTCATACAATAAACACGTCAGTCTG CATAAGGCCTTTGCAGAGGTCTTCCTGGATGATAGTCGTACCCCAGCACACTGCCACGTGTCTGTGTCAATAAATGCACCTCTACTGGTGCTAGTGGTGCGGTTTCCAATCCCAGACCTGCGGTCGGATCAGGAGAGGGGTCCATGGTTTAAGAAGTCACTGCAGAAAGAGCTGCTGCAGCTGGAGCTGGAGGATCTGGAGCTCAAGACGGAGTTCACTGGAGGAAACTCATCAGAGCAGACTAAGATGGAGCTCACTTTCAAAGAGCTCAACG GATCATTCCAAGAAGACAAAGATCATCCTGCAGCCAGGTTCTTACGAGTAGCTAACACCATGGAGGAGGACATGACATCCTCCGACTGTGGCAAATTTGACTGGCCCAG AGTGGTTCTGAAAGTGAACCCCATGGCTGTGCGCTCCATCTTAGAGCGTGTaacagctgaggaagaagaggaagaagcaGACGGTCACTCAcaagaagaagaggaggaagaagaaggaGCCGCCCACTCCCTGAAGGATGTGTGTGATTTTGGAAAACCAGAGCCGTCCCCCTTTTCCTCACGACGTGTTATGTATGAGAATGAGGAG ATGGTCATCCCAGGAGATGTGGTGGAGATGACAGAATTCCAGGAAAAAACTATGAGCAACACCCGCTATATCCTTGAGCTGTTTTTTCCCAACGTGCAGCTTTCTTTGCCCAATAAAGGCTTTTATGAAAAACTACACAACAG aattaataATGACCTGCTTCTGTGGGAACCCACTGCTCCATCTCCAGTAGAGACAGTGGAGAATATCCCATATGGTGTGGGTCTGTCTGTAGCCAGTCAACTCATTAACACCTACAGCAAAGACAGTTTCAGTCAGTTCAGATCTACTGGCCCTGAGG AGGAGGAGAGTGGTTCTGAGGAAGAAATCCTGCAGTATTACACTCCTGCTGAATTGGGCTATAGGAAcaggaggaagaagaggagtAAGATGCAGCCTAAGAACTCTCAGAGCCTCTTTTCCATCGTCCTTTCTGTTAACCACGGCCTGCTGGCTCTGCACACACAGCTAAAG CAGGATGATAATAGTATGttaccaaaaaaacatggtgaaTTCTGGATGGAGGTGAAAAATGGGACGCTGTTTGGTGTGACGCAGCATGAAGGCTACAAAGATCAGCATTATGTCTGCTTCCACACATCTCAGGCCTGCCTCTATCACCATg GCACGGTGGAAGGAGATGCCCCTGAGTGGAGTGTTAATCTGCCCTGCAGGACGCGTCCTCATTGGCTGGAGCCTGTGATGTATGCGTCTGAATCTGCCCCGGAGAGGGCGTCACCCTCTGAAGGGCTCAGTTTGGAGCCCCACAGCATGCTGTCTGTTGCTGTTAAAATTTCCTCCCACAACACAGAGCGCAATGTCAAG GAGTTTCTCATAGCCATTGGCGTGAGGGGAGTTACGCTGGAGCACAGAGTGGTGCCTTCAAGTCTGGGCTGGTATGACcag ATAGttgactttttaaatgtgtcagATGAGCCGGTGCTTGGGTACACACCCCCATCATCTGTGTCCACCCTCCACCTGCATCTGTGGAGCTGCTCCCTGGACTACAG GCCTTTGTATTTACCTGTGAGATCTTTGCTGACGGTGGAGACCTTCAGCATCTCTAGCAGTGTGTCTTTAGATCATTCTTCTTCCAGTCTGAG aATAATTTTAGATGAAGCTGCATTGTTTCTGTCTGACAAGATCAATGCTGTGTCTGTTAATCTGGCACGAG ACTATGTCCAGGTGGTTGATATGGGGACTCTGGAATTGAGGATCACAGCAGTCAAACCAGGACCAGATGGCAAAATG ACGGAGCCAAGGTTTGAGTTGCGTTGCTCAAGTGATGTTATTCACATTCGCACCTGTTCAGATTCCTGTGCCGCTCTTATGAACCTTATTCAGTACATAGCCAGCTATGGAGATTTACTGCCCCCTTCTGGACTGGAGGCCAAACGCAGGAGCTCTAAACACAGGGTGAAGGTTGGTTCATCAAAAACATTCCCT ACTGAAGCAGTGAGTCGTCCACCAGCTCAGGCTCCTTTGCTTCCTGAAGCGGAGCAGCAGATTCTTCAGGATCTAATGAGTGACGCAATGGAAGAGACAGACAGTCTGCAAAGTCATGCACTGCAACAAAACG GTGTCAACGAAGACCATTCACATGATCATGAGCCGCCCCGTTCGGATCTCTTTCTTTTCCCTGATGAGAGCGGAAACCTGGGGCAGGAACCAAGTCCTACTTACCCAACCTTGCACTCCCCACTCATCTCTCCTCCTGCCCCTACTTTGCTCCAAGACACTGATGACTTCTGCATCTTGGATACGCCAGGCTCCAGAGTACTG GAAAGGGATGAGGAGCCTGTGGTAAAGAAGCTGATCTCTGAACCCATCCTTGTGAGGGAAGAACATTTCAGTGTCCCTCTGGAGGGCAGCAGCTCTAATAGGGGTCCGCTTCATTTCCCCGTGCCAGAAATCAGATACCTGGTCAAAGAGATCTCTGTAGTGTGGCATCTCTATGGAGGAAAAGACTTTGGTGGTGGTGCACTGTCCTCATCACCAGCTCGCAGTCGAGG gtgCACTCCTCACAGCTCTCCATCACAGACGCCTGTAAAACAGGTGAGAAGAGGCTCTCGTGCTGGGGGAGGATGGGGCAGAAACCCTGATGTTCTGATGGAGATCCAACTCAGTAAG GTGCGTTTCCAGCATGAGGTGTATCCTCAGATGGCTCCAGAGGCAGGAGCAGTTTTGACGGAGCAGCCTGTGTCCAGACAGGTGTTCTCAGTGCAGGATCTGGAGATACGAGACAGGCTGGCCTCTTCCATGATGAACAAGTTCCTCTATCTATACTCCAGTAAAGAGATGCCCAGGAAAGCTCACTCCAACATG TTGACTGTCAGAGCCCTGCATGTGTGTCCAGAAGCAGGACAGGCACCTCAGGAGTGCTGTCTACGTGTGTCACTAATGCCCCTCCGGCTAAACATTGATCAG GATGCATTGTTCTTCCTGAAGGACTTCTTTAGCAGTCTGGCAGCAGAGGTTGAGTTGTTTTCCCCACCAGAACAGGAAG TGTTCTGTGTGTCAGTAAAGAAGCCTCCTGTCCCTGAGGTTTCCTGCAATTTTTCCAAGTACAATGGTGCAGCGGGTCAAGACCCTGCGCCTATCATCTCAGTGCCAACACAAAGTCGCTCCAGTCCAAGCCTCATCCACACCTGCAGCCAAGACAGCACTGCTGAGCCAGACACTGCCTCCACATCTTTCACTGACCAGCCCATATTCTTCAG AGAGTTTCGATTCACTTCAGAGGTGCCAATTCGATTAGACTACCATGGAAAACACATGGCCATGGAGCAG GGCACATTTGCTGGTATTGTGATTGGACTGACACAACTGAACTGCTCAGAGCTTAAATTACGGCGCCTGTGTTACAGACAAGG atTACTGGGTGTTGACAAGCTCTTTTCATATGCTATTAATGAGTGGCTGAATGACATAAAGAAGAACCAGTTGCCGGGACTTCTGGGAGGCGTGGGGCCCATTCATTCCCTGGTGCAGCTAG TTCAGGGTTTTAGGGATCTGGTTTGGCTGCCCATTGAGCAATACCGTAAGGATGGAAGAATAGTGCGTGGCTTTCAGCGTGGCACAGCCTCCTTCGGAACCTCCACCGCAATGGCAGCTCTGGAGCTCACCAATCGGATGGTGCGAACAATACAG GCTGCTGCTGAAACTGCTTACGACATGGTATCTCCCGTGCCAGATGAGAAAGAATGCAAAAAGATTAAACGGTACTCCCATTACTGTCTGGCCCATCAGCCTGTGGACCTGAGAGAGGGGGTGGCCAAAGCATACAGCGTAGTAAAAGAG GGGATTACGGACACAGCCCTGACCATTTATGACACTGCGACACGTGAGCATGAACAGAGGGGCATGACGGGCGCTGTGGGCGGAGTCCTGCGACAGCTTCCTCCAGCAGTTGTTAAACCTCTTATCGTTGCCACAGAAGCAACATCCAATGTGCTGGGCGGCATGAGGAACCAGATTCATCCAGATGCACGTCAAGAAGAGTCTCAGAAATGGCGCTTAGGAGAAGAGTGA